GACGTCGGTGACGAAGGCGTCGAGATCGGCGCTGAGCGACCGGAGGACGAGCCGATCCGGCGCGTCAGGCGCGTCCGCCTCGTCCCCGCGGTCGTCATGGCCGCGGTGGTCCCCGCGCCGATGCTTCGCCGCTTCACGGGCCGTACGCCGTTCCTCGCGCCGAAGGTCGCGCATGGCCACGCCAAGCTCCTGGCGCAGCTCCCGCACCGAGGCCTTCACCTCGTGGCGGATCTCGTGCGCCATGTGGCGGGCCGACTCGGCGGCGCGGGCCTCGAGATCGCGTAGCTCGTGCCGGTGGGCCTCGAGCTCGGCCCGCCCGTTATCGGTGAGGCGATAGACCTTG
This window of the Acidimicrobiales bacterium genome carries:
- a CDS encoding PadR family transcriptional regulator, with amino-acid sequence MSRVFSHGRLRLFLLLLLAERPNHGYELIRLLEDRFLGLYTPSAGTIYPRLAALEEEGLVEHDEIEGRKVYRLTDNGRAELEAHRHELRDLEARAAESARHMAHEIRHEVKASVRELRQELGVAMRDLRREERRTAREAAKHRRGDHRGHDDRGDEADAPDAPDRLVLRSLSADLDAFVTDVMTAARRQPMDSDRLRAVREGLLAAREAVIGALSGNRPPSA